The DNA window CACCGTAAAAATATTCTAAGTGCTGATTATCGTAACTTAGGAGTTGGTACTGCGTTTAATGAACAATCCACTCCATACTATACAGAAAACTTTTATACAAAATAAGAAAAGTGCATAGCGCCCTTTAAGTACAAAACCTGTTCGTAGACGTTTCCGGATTGCTATAGAATGTACTTTAGCTACATTTTACTGTGTTATTTTTAGGAGAGGAGGCTGTCCCTAAAGTCATATAGTGAGTGACTGAGAGATGGTCCCTTTTCCAATGTATTGATTTCCGTTCCAGACGGAAGCTTTCCGCGGGCATGGCTTCAGTCTCCTCGTCGCTTTCGCTCCTGCGGGGTCTTCAGCTCATGCTATTCCCGCTGGAGTCGCCGTCTTTCACTACAATCAATTGCCTACAAAAAATAGTAGTCTTAATAAAAATTATACAAAAAACAGGTGTGGAAAAAGACTCGTTTTTCTACACCTGCTTCAATTTATGGGCTTATTGGACAGCCCGCTCTCTTTTTTCGGTAATTTTGTAATTTTTGTCTTTCCGCCTTCCTACAACTTTAGGCAACAGTTATCTTGGCAGTTCGTCCGCGGAAAGCGAGCGGATTTACAGGTAACAACATGATCATCTAACTGAGCCTCTCATTTAATATGCTTCAAAGCTTCTCGTTTGCTCAAAGCAGCAAGTTGCGTACTTTCTACAAAATGGCGAACAACTTCTGGACTTGTTTTTGCATATTCCCTTAACACCCAACCTATTGCTTTTTGAATGAAAAATTCTTTGGAAGCACGGTGGCGATCAATTGTTGCAAATAATAACTCTTCATTCGTAGCATTTTTGTATTTTAGCTGATGTAAAATAGAAGCCCGGTTTGTCCACATACTTGAAGACTTAGCCCACTCAAGCATCACTGTTTCTCCTTCTGCTCTATTGGATTTCACAATGTCTCCAACAATAGTAGGTGCAATAGCATCCACACTATCCCACCATGAGTGACTCTCCATTAACTTTAAGCAAAAAGGTAAATCCTCTACTCTTAGGTTCTTTTTATATTTACCTAATAATTCGATTGCCACGTAATGATATTCTCGCTCCTCTAATTGAAAAATCGCCCATACTACCTCGTATAACTCTTCATATGGAGGAAGCTCATTTTCTTTTATTAGTGCACGAAATAACATTCTGCGTTCAGGAGTTTTAATTCCTAAAAACGGGAACTTGTTTTTCATATATTTTGCCATCGATATTGCATTTTCCTCATTTCGATGTGGCTCCATATAGCTTTTTACAAGCTCTGTTGTCCAATTAGATTTCATACATAACCCTCATTTCAATTGAAATCCTTTACTCGCAAGGAACTTAGCCATATGCGGGCGACGAGGACTTTCTAAGAAATCAGCCATTTGCTTTGTCCAATTTGCTACTTTTTGGTTAGAACCACGACTTGCATAATACTCTTCCATTGTTTGATCGTATTCCTTTAACAACGTTTCGTATTTCGAGCTATCGTATATGTTCTCATGTAATATTGCCTCCACCGGTAGACGCGGCTTTACTTCATTTTCCTGGTCGGGGACCCCTAGAGTAATTGCAAATAACGGAAAAACCCCTTCTGGTAAATCAAACAAACGACTGATTTCTTCTGGTTCATTGCGTACACCACCTATGTAGCATATTCCAAAACCTTTAGACTCCGCTGCAATGACTAGATTTTGTGCAAATAAAGCAACATCTACTGTACCAACTAATACGTTTTCTGTAGTATCCATTTCAATCTTCGTATCATGTATTTGACCTGCTACTTGTAGACGATGAAAATCCGCGCAAAGTAATAGAGCTGCTCCTGCTGTCTCGAATTGCTTAGGGTTTCTAGAAAGTCTGCCAAGTTCTTCTTTTTTCTCTACATCTGTCACCCAAATAACGCTATATGCTTGTACAAAATGAGAGCTTGCTGCATGTTGAGCAGTTTTAACTAATTCTGAAACTTCTTCTCTCGATAACGAATAATCTTTGTATTTTCGAACAGATGCATGAGCTCGTAACAATTCCTGAACCATTTTAAATCCCCTCATTTATTCCTAAGATTTTATATTTAGTATAACGGAATCTAACGAAACGAAGTAATAAAAAGCGAATTAGAAAGTCCAAATAGACCCTCCAATCCGCTTTTATTTAGGCTTGTAATTGATTATTTTCTTCTGTGGTAAATGCACGGGATCTTGTTAAAAAACGTTTACCTTCTACTCCTTCAAGGGAAAACATTCCACCTCGTCCATCCACAACATCGATGATTAATTGTGTATGCTTCCAGTAATCAAACTGATTTTTGTGCATATAAAAGGGCACTTCACCAATACGACCTAATAATACATCTTGGTCTCCCACGATTAAATCGCCATCTGGATAGCACATGGGAGAAGAACCATCGCAGCAGCCCCCTGACTGATGAAACATAAGTGGTCCATGCTTAGTTTTTAATAATTCAATGAGTTCCAGTGCAGCGTCTGTTGCGATAACGCGTTCAACCATCTACACTCACCCTCTCTTTATTAAAAGAATCCTAGTTTATTTTCATTGTAACTTACTAGTAAATTTTTTGTTTGTTGGTAATGACTTAACATCATTAAATGGTTCTCACGGCCGATACCAGACATTTTATAACCACCAAATGCTGCATGTGCTGGATATTGGTGATAGCAGTTTGTCCACACACGTCCTGCTTGGATACTACGTCCAAAACGGTATGCCGTGTTCATATTACGTGTCCAAATACCAGATCCTAAACCATATAAAGTATCATTTGCAATTTCTAGTGCTTCTTCTTTCGTTTTGAAAGTAGTTACGGACACTACTGGTCCAAAAATTTCTTCTTGGAAAATACGCATACTGTTATTACCTTTAAATACGGTTGGTTTAATATAATACCCATCTGCCAATTCACCATCTAGTGTATTACGTTTACCACCAATTAAACACTCTGCTCCTTCTTGCTTCCCTATATCTAAGTAAGACAAGATTTTTTCCATCTGCTCGGTAGATGCTTGTGCACCCATCATGACAGATGGATCTAGTGGGTTTCCTATATTAATCGCTTCTACACGAGCTAGGACGCGCTCCATGAATTTGTCATAAATAGATTCTTGAATAAGCACACGAGATGGACACGTGCATACTTCCCCTTGATTTAAAGCAAACAGAACAAATCCTTCTACTGCTTTATCTAAAAAAGCATCGTCTTCATCCATAATATCTTCAAAGAAAATATTTGGTGATTTCCCTCCAAGTTCTAATGTGACTGGAATTAAGTTTTGAGAAGCATATTGCATGATTAAGCGACCAGTAGTCGTTTCACCTGTAAATGCAATTTTACTTATTCGCGGACTAGATGCCAGTGGCTTCCCTGCTTCTAAACCAAAGCCATTGACAATATTCACAACACCTGGTGGTAATAAGTCACCAATTAACTCCATAAGTACTAATATAGATGCTGGTGTCTGTTCGGCTGGCTTTAACACAACGCAGTTACCTGCTGCAAGAGCAGGAGCCAGTTTCCAAACGGCCATAAGAATTGGGAAGTTCCAAGGGATGATTTGCCCTACAACACCTAGTGGCTCATGGAAATGATATGCAACCGTGTCGTTATCAATCTGACTAAGCCCGCCTTCTTGTGCTCGTATAGCACCTGCAAAATAGCGGAAGTGATCAATAGCGAGTGGTAAATCCGCATTTAATGTTTCGCGAACGGCTTTCCCGTTATCCCATGTTTCTGCTATTGCAAGCACTTCTAAATTTTCTTCTATACGATTTGCGATTTTATTTAATATATTTGACCTTTCAGCTACTGAAGTTTTGCCCCATGCATCTTTCGCAGCATGTGCTGCATCTAAAGCAAGCTCAATGTCTTCTGCAGTTGAACTTGCAACCTGTGTAAATACTTTTCCTGTTACTGGTGTAACGTTTTCAAAATATTGACCATTTACCGGGGGTGTCCACTCGCCATTAATATAGTTTTCATACTTGTCCTTAAACGAAACCTTCGAGCCTTCTGTATTAGGAAATGCATAAACCATTCTAAAATTCCTCCCCTTGGATCTTTTTACGCGCATTCTAAATCTTATGCAAACAAGCATTTATGTATGCGCTTACAAAACTACTTAAATAAAAATAGTCTTATATTAATATTTACATAATTTATGAAAAATTTCAATTATTCTAACTATATTTTAAAAAATGACTTGAGTACACTTAATGCACCCAAATCATTTAGAAAAAGCTATTTACTTGTCTCTCTTCTTACAATAGGAACAACTTCATTAGCGAAAAGTTCAAGTCCTTTTGCAACATCACTAAATGATTGTCCACCAATATCCATTTGTGCAATAAAACGTTGGTGTCCAAATAGCTCATGTTGTTGAAGAATTTTTTCAGTAATTTGCTGTGGACTACCTACAAATAGCGCAGTTTCTGGACTTGCCATATGTTCAAAATCGGAACGAGACATTCTTGTTTCCATTCCTCTTTGTTTATTTACGTAAGCCCAATAATTTGAGTAATATGGATAAAACTCGTCTTTTGCTTGTTGTGTATCTTTGGCGATATATGTGTGACCCGTTACTGCAACACGTAAACTATCACGAGAATGACCTGCTTCTATTGCAGCCTGATAATATAAATCTACAAGTGGTTTAAAATGCATTGGATTTCCACCAAGTATAGCTAAAGCCAATCCTGTTCCAAGTCTCCCAGCTCTAGCTGCGCTTTCAGGAGTACCACCGACACCAATCCAAATAGGAAGCTCCTCTTGAATCGGCCTAGGAGAGATCATTGCATTTTTAAGGTTAGAACGAAATTTCCCTTGCCATGTTACTATTTCTTCCCTGTTCAATTGTTGGAGCAATTTTATATTTTCTTCAAATAAAGCATCGTAATCGCTCAAGTCATACCCGAAAAGGGGAAAAGACTCCACAAATGCTCCTCGTCCAGCTATTATTTCAGCTCTTCCATTAGAAATTTGATCTAATGTAGCAAAATCCTCAAACAAGCGAACAGGATCCAATGTACTTAAAACAGACGTTGTACTCGTTAGTTTGATGCGCTCTGTTACTTGGGCAATGGCAGAAAGAACAATTGCCGGGGAAGATGTAGCGTAATCTAGTCTATGATGTTCTCCAATTCCGAAAATATCAAGACCCGCATCATCAGCCAATTTCCCTAGTTCTATTATTTCTCTTAAACGCTGCGATGTACTAATTGTTTCTCCAGTATGCGGATTAGGACCTAAATCGCCTAATGTGTAAATTCCAATTTCCATTGTTTACTCCGCTTCTGAAACAACTGAAAAACGTTCATTGATATGCTTAGGATTTTCAATTTCATCTACAATGGCAATTGCGTAATCTGCATAACTGATATAGCTTTCACCTTTTGAGTTTAAAATTAGATTATCTTTACCTAATTGGTATGACCCTGTTCTTTTACCTTCCGGATCAAAGTGGCCAGCAGGGCTAACAAATGTCCATTTAATATCAGCTGTTTCTTGTAATTCTTTTAAGTTTCTTCCTTGACCTGTTGCTGTTGGTTTAAAAATGTCTGGAAAATCAGGTGTATCGACTATACGAATTGTTTTCGCTTCATCCACATATAAACTTCCTGCGCCACCTACAACAATTGCTCTTGTATCTGTTCCTTTAATCGCTTCAATTAAAGCATGCCCAGCATCTACATGTGCTTGCTCTTCACCAAGAGGAGCACCAAAAGCATTTACGACTACGTCAAACTGTTTTACATCATCTGATGAAAGATCGAATATGCTTTTTTCTAAAACTTGAACATTGCGATCATTCAATTTCGAAGCATCTCTTACAATTGCAGTTACTTCATGCCCTCTGTCTGCTGCCTCTTTAAAAATTATATTTCCTGCTTTACCTGTTGCTCCAATTACGCCTATTCTCATTATTATTTCCTCCTATTTATTCTAAATTATATTTGTTGTAATCAATTTGGTTACAACTATATCAAAAAAATTGAATATACCTACCCAATTTTTTGATTTAATACATGAACAAGTTCTTCCATCGTAACTTCTTTTAATACCGCTTCCATTGCATCTTGTGCACGGAATAAGATTAATTCAAGTACACCTTGAATATTGGCACCGATAGGACAATTAGGATTTGGATTTTCATGCATTTGAAAAAGCTCTCCTGCATCCATTACTTCTACCGCACGATACACATCTAATAATGTTATTTCATGTAAAGGCATTATAAGAGTTGCTCCACCTAGACCACGACGAATCTCTATGATCCCAGCATTTTTTAGTTTACCCATTACTCTTCGAATTACTACCGGATTTGTATTAACACTTTCTGCAATCCACTCAGATGTACAAATGACATTTCTATCTAAATTTATTAAAGAAAGTATATGAACTGCCACTGTAAATCGACTACTGATTTTCATGTCTTATCACCTTCCGATGTAACCATCATAATTACATCCATTATTTTTGTCAATAAAAAAGATTGCATGATTTACAATACTTATTAAGACTTCGTAATAATCCTATCATATTAAGTAAATTATTACGTTTAGATAACAGATATCATCAAATTCTCCTACTTTTTTAAAATCCCAAGCTTTCTTCTTTGATTATTTAGAATTATTCTATAAAATAATAAATAGATTAATTTAGAAAAGAGGAGATTTCTATTGAGTGACATAGCGAACGAACTTAAATCTGTCAAAACCCCACATAAGAGAACCCCCAAAAAAACAGTGGTAGCACGTACTTTTACGATTGCCCTAGGCGCAATTTTAATGGCCATCGGTTTAGAACTATTTTTAGTACCAAACCTAATTCTTGATGGCGGTGTTGTTGGGGCCTCCATTATCATCTCTCACTTAACAGGCCTCCCTCTTGGAGTTTTTATTTTCATCCTTAACATTCCTTTCTTTTTCCTAGGGTATAAGCAAATAGGGAAAACCTTCGCACTCTCTACACTCTTTGGTATTACTGTTCTATCTATCTTTACGTCACTTTTACATAATATTGATGCGTTTACTTCCGACTTATTACTTTCTACTGTATTTGGTGGTGTAACTCTTGGTATGGGAGTGGGTCTTGTTATTCGTAATGGCGGATCTTTGGATGGCTCTGAAATATTGGCTATCTTATTTAACAAAGCTCTACCTTTTTCTGTTGGTGAAATTATTATGATTATTAACTTAGTAATATTTTCTGTTGCCGGTTTTGTATTTACATGGGAACAAGCAATGTATTCATTTTTAGCATATTTTGTAGCCTTTAAAACAATCGATATCGTTATTCAAGGGCTGGATGAGTCTAAATCTGTCTTCATCATTAGTGATACTGTGGAAGATATTGGTGATGCTATTATGGATCGCTTAGGACGTGGTGTAACGTATTTACATGGTGAAGGGGCTTATACAGGAGACAATAAAAAAGTTATCTTTACCGTTATTACACGATTAGAAGAAGCTAAATTAAAATCCATTGTGGAAGAAATTGATGATAAAGCATTCTTAGCTGTAGGTAATGTCGCAGAGGTTCAAGGCGGTAGATTTAAGAAGAAAGATATACACTAATAACAGATATAAAAAACCGATTTCATCAAGTGATGAAATCGGTTTTTTTATAGGTTTTACAAAGATACCGTTACTTTCTCTAGCATGGTTCCATTATTCGCTAGATTTGTGTGGAATGAAAATGCCTTTTCCAAAACATGTGGTGTTTGCCCACCTCTAGTTAGCGCTTCTTCGTAATAATTTCGTAGTTGCTCCTTGTAAGAAGGGTGTACGCAGTTATTAATAATTAACTCTGCTCGTTCTCTAGGCGCTAAGCCTCGAAGATCGGCATAACCTTGCTCTGTTACGACTACATCCACATCATGCTCTGTATGGTCTACATGCGCCACGAAAGGAACAACACTAGAAATATTGCCGCCTTTTGCAATTGATTTTGTTACAAAAATGGCTACTCGTGCATTACGAGCGAAGTCACCAGAACCCCCAATACCATTCATCATCTTTGTTCCAGACACATGTGTAGAATTGACATTACCATAAATATCGAATTCTAAAGCTGTATTAATAGATATTAATCCGAGTCGACGAATAATTTCTGGATGATTCGTAATCTCCTGTGGTCTTAAGATTAATTTATCGCGGTATTTATCAAAGTCACCATATACTTGCTCCATTTTTTCTTCTGAAAGTGTAATAGAACATCCAGAAGCAAAGTTTACCTTTCCTGCGTCTATTAGCTCGAAAACAGAGTCTTGTAAAACCTCCGAGTAAACTTGTAAATCTTTAAACTCAGAGTCTATCATTCCATGTAATACAGCATTTGCCACAGAACCAATTCCCGCTTGTATAGGAGCGAGTTTTTCAGTCAATCTACCAACATTCACTTCTTCTCGAAGAAATGAAATTAAATGCTCTGCCATTTCCCCTGTTTCATGATCTGGAGGAATAATTGTGGAAGGAGAATCTGCTTGTTTTGTAAACACAATTCCCTTTATTTTATCTAGATCAAATGGAATACCAACAGTACCAATTCGATCATCTACTTTTGTTAAAGGAATCGGTTCTCTCTTCCCTTGCTCTGCTGGCTCATACAAATCATGTAGCCCTTCTAACGACTCAGGGTGCTCCAAGTTTATTTCTACAATAATATTTTTTGCTTGCGATACAAATGTTAAAGAGTTTCCAACAGATGTAGTTGGAATAATCATTCCATCTGCCGTAATTGAAACCGCTTCCACAATTGCGAAATCAATTGCAGGTAATGCGCCTGCTCGAATCATTTCTGCTGTTTGTGATAAATGCTGATCGACAAATAAGTGGTTAGCAGCATTAATATTTTTTCGCATGGTTGCATCTGCTTGGAATGGTAAACGCTTATTTATAATACCCGCTTCTGATAACACTTTATCTAGATCGGAACCTAAAGATGCTCCTGTAAATATATTCACTTTAAAATGGTCTTTTTTCGCTCTTTCCACTAATGCAAATGGAACTGCTTTTGCGTCACCTGCACGTGTAAATCCGCTTAAACCTAAAGTCATTCCATCTTCAATCCAAGAAGCAGCCTTTTCTGCGCTAACAACAAAGCTATGTAAACTAGTATCTTTTATACGCCCAATATTCTTTTCCATTTATTTCATCCCCCTTGAAAAAGTGCATTTAGATAATTTTATCGCGTTTTGTCACAATTTCGAAAAAACTTGATAAACTTACTTATTTTTTGAATGAAACAGAAAAAACAAATGCTAAAACAGCATTTGTTTTTTATTATATTTTTTTCCCCGTTATATTTATAATTGTAAATTTAAATAACACTTGAATAGCGGGGAGTTTTCCCCTTATTCAAGTGCCGTTTATTAAAATCCTAATAACTTTCGAAAATAACTAGAATACGATTGGCTTACTGATATTTTTTCTTCATTATTCATCGCTAACACAAACGTAGAATGCGTATCAGGATAAATTTCTTTAATATGATGAACATTTACGATAAAAGAACGATGACAACGGATAAACAAATCCCTTGGAAGCCGATATTCAAAGTCTTGCAAGGAACTAGTATGGGTTCCAGAGAAAGATTTCGTTACAATATGTGTTTTACGATCTTTCGCTTCTAAATAAATAACATCAGAAAAAGGAATAGGAACCCAACCGTCTTGTGTTTTAATCGTTATTACAGATTTTCCATCGGTAAACGCAGGATGAATAGCTAATACACAGCCTTCTAACTCGCCATTATGCTGAAAAGGCACAGCCATTCCATGATAAGGGACACCAAACACCTCTCGATCAATAAATTCCGATACATTTTGCTTACTTTTCATGGCTTTATAAGCAAGTGTTCCTTCTTTTACTGGATCACCAGGAGATATTTTCAAATCAACTCGTTTACTTGACCGATAGTAAATGTATTTTTCCGTGTCAGAAACTGCTATAGATATTTCATCTGAAAACAATTCACCAATCACATCTAATAGCGCAACAATGGATAAGTCTTTCATCCTTCGTTCCCCCTTCGCCCTTAACTTACTCGCAAACAACTACCTCACGCGTAAATTGTTGTTTTTTTGTAATACAGCGATCCTTGATCTGTAACCCTACGGACTCTAATCGGTCGTCCATTGATTCGATCGTTACAATAACTACCTTTTTTGCAATTCTTCTCGCATGTTTTAAAATCGTAAATTGATCTTCCCACGACACATGTGTATATAAGTTATAAGGTAAATCTATAATTGCCACATCATACGTCTCTATAATCTCTTCAATGGCGCTCTTCTTTACATCTCCTGTTAAACCAAAGTATGCAATATTTTCTCTAGAGCCATCGCAAACGAGTGGATTAATATCTCTCCCTACAATATGGATACCCATGG is part of the Psychrobacillus sp. FSL H8-0483 genome and encodes:
- a CDS encoding YitT family protein translates to MVARTFTIALGAILMAIGLELFLVPNLILDGGVVGASIIISHLTGLPLGVFIFILNIPFFFLGYKQIGKTFALSTLFGITVLSIFTSLLHNIDAFTSDLLLSTVFGGVTLGMGVGLVIRNGGSLDGSEILAILFNKALPFSVGEIIMIINLVIFSVAGFVFTWEQAMYSFLAYFVAFKTIDIVIQGLDESKSVFIISDTVEDIGDAIMDRLGRGVTYLHGEGAYTGDNKKVIFTVITRLEEAKLKSIVEEIDDKAFLAVGNVAEVQGGRFKKKDIH
- a CDS encoding Rrf2 family transcriptional regulator, encoding MKISSRFTVAVHILSLINLDRNVICTSEWIAESVNTNPVVIRRVMGKLKNAGIIEIRRGLGGATLIMPLHEITLLDVYRAVEVMDAGELFQMHENPNPNCPIGANIQGVLELILFRAQDAMEAVLKEVTMEELVHVLNQKIG
- a CDS encoding LytTR family DNA-binding domain-containing protein yields the protein MKDLSIVALLDVIGELFSDEISIAVSDTEKYIYYRSSKRVDLKISPGDPVKEGTLAYKAMKSKQNVSEFIDREVFGVPYHGMAVPFQHNGELEGCVLAIHPAFTDGKSVITIKTQDGWVPIPFSDVIYLEAKDRKTHIVTKSFSGTHTSSLQDFEYRLPRDLFIRCHRSFIVNVHHIKEIYPDTHSTFVLAMNNEEKISVSQSYSSYFRKLLGF
- a CDS encoding DNA alkylation repair protein gives rise to the protein MKSNWTTELVKSYMEPHRNEENAISMAKYMKNKFPFLGIKTPERRMLFRALIKENELPPYEELYEVVWAIFQLEEREYHYVAIELLGKYKKNLRVEDLPFCLKLMESHSWWDSVDAIAPTIVGDIVKSNRAEGETVMLEWAKSSSMWTNRASILHQLKYKNATNEELLFATIDRHRASKEFFIQKAIGWVLREYAKTSPEVVRHFVESTQLAALSKREALKHIK
- the nfsA gene encoding oxygen-insensitive NADPH nitroreductase, with amino-acid sequence MVQELLRAHASVRKYKDYSLSREEVSELVKTAQHAASSHFVQAYSVIWVTDVEKKEELGRLSRNPKQFETAGAALLLCADFHRLQVAGQIHDTKIEMDTTENVLVGTVDVALFAQNLVIAAESKGFGICYIGGVRNEPEEISRLFDLPEGVFPLFAITLGVPDQENEVKPRLPVEAILHENIYDSSKYETLLKEYDQTMEEYYASRGSNQKVANWTKQMADFLESPRRPHMAKFLASKGFQLK
- a CDS encoding NAD(P)-dependent oxidoreductase, which codes for MRIGVIGATGKAGNIIFKEAADRGHEVTAIVRDASKLNDRNVQVLEKSIFDLSSDDVKQFDVVVNAFGAPLGEEQAHVDAGHALIEAIKGTDTRAIVVGGAGSLYVDEAKTIRIVDTPDFPDIFKPTATGQGRNLKELQETADIKWTFVSPAGHFDPEGKRTGSYQLGKDNLILNSKGESYISYADYAIAIVDEIENPKHINERFSVVSEAE
- a CDS encoding DUF779 domain-containing protein; the encoded protein is MVERVIATDAALELIELLKTKHGPLMFHQSGGCCDGSSPMCYPDGDLIVGDQDVLLGRIGEVPFYMHKNQFDYWKHTQLIIDVVDGRGGMFSLEGVEGKRFLTRSRAFTTEENNQLQA
- a CDS encoding acetyl-CoA hydrolase/transferase family protein produces the protein MEKNIGRIKDTSLHSFVVSAEKAASWIEDGMTLGLSGFTRAGDAKAVPFALVERAKKDHFKVNIFTGASLGSDLDKVLSEAGIINKRLPFQADATMRKNINAANHLFVDQHLSQTAEMIRAGALPAIDFAIVEAVSITADGMIIPTTSVGNSLTFVSQAKNIIVEINLEHPESLEGLHDLYEPAEQGKREPIPLTKVDDRIGTVGIPFDLDKIKGIVFTKQADSPSTIIPPDHETGEMAEHLISFLREEVNVGRLTEKLAPIQAGIGSVANAVLHGMIDSEFKDLQVYSEVLQDSVFELIDAGKVNFASGCSITLSEEKMEQVYGDFDKYRDKLILRPQEITNHPEIIRRLGLISINTALEFDIYGNVNSTHVSGTKMMNGIGGSGDFARNARVAIFVTKSIAKGGNISSVVPFVAHVDHTEHDVDVVVTEQGYADLRGLAPRERAELIINNCVHPSYKEQLRNYYEEALTRGGQTPHVLEKAFSFHTNLANNGTMLEKVTVSL
- a CDS encoding LLM class flavin-dependent oxidoreductase; amino-acid sequence: MEIGIYTLGDLGPNPHTGETISTSQRLREIIELGKLADDAGLDIFGIGEHHRLDYATSSPAIVLSAIAQVTERIKLTSTTSVLSTLDPVRLFEDFATLDQISNGRAEIIAGRGAFVESFPLFGYDLSDYDALFEENIKLLQQLNREEIVTWQGKFRSNLKNAMISPRPIQEELPIWIGVGGTPESAARAGRLGTGLALAILGGNPMHFKPLVDLYYQAAIEAGHSRDSLRVAVTGHTYIAKDTQQAKDEFYPYYSNYWAYVNKQRGMETRMSRSDFEHMASPETALFVGSPQQITEKILQQHELFGHQRFIAQMDIGGQSFSDVAKGLELFANEVVPIVRRETSK
- the adh gene encoding aldehyde dehydrogenase: MVYAFPNTEGSKVSFKDKYENYINGEWTPPVNGQYFENVTPVTGKVFTQVASSTAEDIELALDAAHAAKDAWGKTSVAERSNILNKIANRIEENLEVLAIAETWDNGKAVRETLNADLPLAIDHFRYFAGAIRAQEGGLSQIDNDTVAYHFHEPLGVVGQIIPWNFPILMAVWKLAPALAAGNCVVLKPAEQTPASILVLMELIGDLLPPGVVNIVNGFGLEAGKPLASSPRISKIAFTGETTTGRLIMQYASQNLIPVTLELGGKSPNIFFEDIMDEDDAFLDKAVEGFVLFALNQGEVCTCPSRVLIQESIYDKFMERVLARVEAINIGNPLDPSVMMGAQASTEQMEKILSYLDIGKQEGAECLIGGKRNTLDGELADGYYIKPTVFKGNNSMRIFQEEIFGPVVSVTTFKTKEEALEIANDTLYGLGSGIWTRNMNTAYRFGRSIQAGRVWTNCYHQYPAHAAFGGYKMSGIGRENHLMMLSHYQQTKNLLVSYNENKLGFF